GCGTGTACACTGTATTATGACAATGCCCATAATGAATCGTTTCTAACACCTTAAAAGCAGCAGACAACACTGCCCCCTCCTGGCTAAACAAAAGGGCAACACTACTTAAAGCCAACAGGTGAGTGAAATATGTGGTCATCAGCATTTACAGCCTATTGAAAGCTTTGTAAGTGTATGTGGTATCTAAAAACAGCCTATAATAGTCACAATAAAACCATGAAGTGAGATTAGTGCGGATTACAAAGTGTGTTGCATGCTATGGCAAGTCtacagagtgttttattaattaatacCTGTTGGCTTCAAGTGTCGCCAACACGAGACTCTCCCTATTTATTGAGGGCAGCTGCATGCTCTTATGCTACCACCAAATGATATAAGGCATTACTCATACATTACAGACAGATGTAAATAGCACTTAACATTCGCCACTAATGAGTACATTAAGGGACTATTTCTGTTAACCGTTTTTCCATTAATaaagtttcaaaacaaaataaaacaagtgatAGGATTCctgattattttattgtctttatctATAACTCATCTGGCCGATTTCTTGTTAAGTTTCTTCGTTTCAAATTTGAAACTCTTCACAGAGTTGCTGCTTGTGTTGGTCGTGTCCAGTTCTTCCACATCCAAACATCCTGAATTTGGGTTGAGGGAAGATGTAGTTTGTCAGTGgttatgtttacatgcacattaACAACGCAGACTGACAAGATTAAGCCACTTCTCTCAATTTCCTGTATTTATCTACTTATCAACATGAGGATGTTGTGTGTAAACTAAGTCAACATGGATTTATACTTAATCCTAGAGTAAATAACATGAGGGTCTCTCAACCCAAGGAAATTTTCCTCTCAAGAAAAGTACTGGCAGTGATGAGATATATCTTGTGTCTTCTACAGCGTTTGTACAGGTGCTGGAAAtccttaaaaatgacaaattaaagtgGTGTTTGGTTCGAAAGGTGCTTGGATTTTGGAGTAAGTGCTTAAAACTGCTAATAAATCTCTGTCTGACTCAACAGTTCGCCTTTTAGGGGAAGAAATAAAACGCTATGTTCTTAATCCACggtgcctatattacccacagTGCCTTTCAACTGTGTAAAGTTCTGCCTGAGGTTTGGGTGTTTTATGCTAgcagcagctaatgtagccttgAGCCGCTAGTTTCAAGCAGAGATGTGGAACGAGTTACAGAGGTCTGGCAACTGCAAATGATGGCATTTTAGACAATTTATCagctttttttaattctttatttaCATATACAGGAGTAAACAAActctgatgtgtaaaattggtgcagTTGCCCTTTAAATGAAGTGCAGGCGGTTCATTCGGCTGGCAGCTAAGATGTTAAACGCACAGTATGCATTTTCTGCTGCTagaggtctctcaatcaaaacaaaatatacgACATATGCACGGGATTGTGGGAATTATTGTCTTGTCCTGTTTAATGCCATCTAACAGTTAGTGTGAGGTAAGTAAGGCCAGAAATGTCCTTTCTTCTTCTGAGCATGTACATGTCTTCAATGACAAACATATCTGTGATACACCTTACCTCTAATAGATGAAGAGTACCCTTGTTCGGGGAAGAGTGGCATAGGTGGGATCAGCCAGTTTACGCACTCTGGAGTAGTTAACAAAGCCTCTGATGAACAGCATGAAGCCTGGAGGGCAAGGAAAAGATAAGTAATGCAAGAATCATTCAACATAAGATAGTTACCAATGTAACTGTGGGAAAGAATTGGAAAGGCCAAAATTATGTCTCTCACTTACCCAGGGCCAGGAACACCCACCACAACCAGTACTGCCCATCAAAGTAACCCGGGAAGTAGGTTGAAAACTGGAAGAAAAATAGGAGCTAAAACACAATTCTAAAAGTATCTGAGATCATTTTCAGATATCTAGTCTTCCTGAAGAGTAATACAGATTTGAACTAGTAATCCTACAACTTCAATCCACTGAACACCATTAAGTAGCCAAACTAAAAATGGTGAATATTTACTTAATAGCTCTTACCCTGACAATAAGAACCCATTTGATAAGGGACAGGCCAAAACCAGAGATGGCCCCGTATCGGCCGGCGGCTGATGTGGTCAAACAGAACGACAAGAAGAAGCCGATCCAGTTGAAGAGGAATGCCACTGGTGACAGACGAGAATAATCAATGAAAAGTAAACTGCCTCGGACCATAAACCcataaatatgttatttttaaagcatGACCAATAGAcattgaaagttttttttaaatcaaagatGTTTGTGGGTTTTGAAGTCGTCAAACTGGCTGGCACagattctcctcctcctcctcctcctctcctctcctggtaTTTGCATCCAATAAAGTATTTAACAGCCTTTGAAAATATGCCaaattttatttagaaaatattATACTAGAGCTCTTTATAACTTATGGTAAGTCAAGGGAGAGAGCATATTTTTCATGTCCAGAGACTCTAATCAAGTGAAACCAAAAGTTAGTTGACTATtaaggaaagaaaaactgtcCAAGTCAACCGCAGACACGATGTCTTACTGAAGAAAGTGAGCATGAAGATGCCGTCATTTCCTATTCGCAGCTGGTCAGCATCTTCAAAGTCATCCCTGGCCACAAAGTCGTCCTCCTGCACCAAAAATAAGAagtatataataaatatatcacAATAACTTGCATTGATCTCCATTTTCTCCTGATGTTTTGTCTGTCTTGTCTGAAAACGTGACGTATTCGTACATGACAAGGCACTTTATGATGAGGAATATTTCTAAATGTTGTCTGAAGATTAGATTGACTTACTGTGACTCTTCCAGTAACAAGGGGGATGGCTGCCTCTTCTTTGCTTCTCTCAGCTTCATCATAGGAGGGCAAAGTGGTGGCAACACTGTAGGATGGAGGGTTGGGAaatcttcctccatcttctttGTATTCAAAGAAAGCTGTTGAGGTAACAAACAAATGGCTTTTCATCCATGTACAGAGGTCTTGTTTctaaacaaactcaaacaaaagcacaaaaactaAACTCAATTCttctaaatataaaaaataaactaataaataaacagctgacaatttaattaaaaatcaatGGTAACAGCAGAACTCAAGGTTATCTAATGTTGATTTTTCAGCTGTCATGAGGGTGTGACTGCTGACAGACAAAAATCTACTTTCACTTCCTTTAAAAAGAGAAGCAGCTAAAGAGAAATGTAAACCAGACCGGGGGGGAGAGATGAGTTACAGCAAGACGAAACACATTAGTAGTATATGTGTCCATTagtgtttatgttctgttcCACACAAGCCAAGACTTTTATCTGGGTCATTTGGCAGCTATCCAGAACGCTCCTTAGCGTTGTCCAAACACTAACAGCACTGAACGCGATCAATGGACTCGCACAGGAAGAGCTCAAGGCTACACCCACTTATGCAACATGTTGACCTATGCCCTCTTAAGAAGTGAGATTAGAAACATCAGAACTTTCTGAACGGCCTCTCACACCGGCTTTCCCCCCGTACATTATTCATTCTACAGCTAATAGTGTAGGACGTACAGTATGTACGTACAGAGCAGCAGATTTACAGAATTATACAGACTTATTCAAGTGTTCCTCTTCAGTACACTTGAGTTATGAGccatttgtactttatttagaTTTCACATTGAGGTGTAGACCATGTAGGATGTGACTCTTACAtactgtcaaattcatactttTATAGATTAATGAGAACTCTCacaattttgcttttgtttctttagcATGTTTCACTGCACATACTCAAATACAAAAACTGCTTTAGGATGGAAGGCTTACACTTTAAATTGAGAATCAGCATGTGGTGGCACAATCAAATAATCAGGgatttaaatatttctgtttgttccGAGTTATCTGACACTATGTGATGGAGCTGGGAAGGTTTCTAACCTGCATTTGCTGCAGCAATGCTGCTGTAGGGTGGTGGTGCGTCCTGGGCAGGACCCTCCTGGGATGACTGGGCCGGCTCCTCCTCATTCACCAGCTGaagaaatgtgaataaattacaACAGAACTTTAGGAAATCTATGTGTTGGCTATTGTGGATGAAAAGGGTTGAAGTACTCCATGTCCTGTTGGcaatattaaaatacaataatgatGGGATACTAAATATTTGTCAACTGTTGCCATAATGTTTATACTGTGGTAGCTATTCTTGTAATAATTCAGGTTGGTTTAATACCAATTACGATTACAGACAATGTTGCAAATCTGCTCTCATTTGAATTTTCCAGTTGACTATATAGACCATAAATAGATGAGGGATGGGACAATAAAAGATTTCATTGCAGattgtggtgatttttcattatcTTATGTTATTCTTATTATCTTACCtgcaaaaacaagttaaatctgGTGTGTGTAAATACAAGGGATTgcaaactaaaaaacaacaacagggaAAAGAGGTTACCAATATGTATTTACCCTTTATTAGTGCAGAAAGGCCTCAAGATTTATGATTTCTTTAAattctttgattgtttttcacacacaaaaaagatgtgtcctctctgtgatgCCATACACATATTTGTTTccaaacaaaatgtaaggttaaagtgattccagtagGATTTAGTGcaatttcagtttttattttcaagctTTAATAATTTTTGGCTGATTATTGGGATGTCGTGAACTGAAATTGTGCTGGAGAGGATAATCGTTACATTAAATTATCATATATCCTCTCATACCTAATGCAGACATTGCAATATGAAGTTACAAGTACACAGTTTGCACATCTGTTTTCTACTTAAGCCTGGTACTGAACAATCAAAATACAGATGGACTGGAGGTGCatcagagggggaaaaaaaagggaaacaagcTTCAACATCAGCACTGATGTCGCATTTATTTAATGTGCTGTGCAACAAGTGGTTATGATGGACATGTCTGCATCAATTCCTTTCTCCAGACAGTTTAGGATTAGCTTCTGCACAGTAACCACTGACACATCATCAAAACTACATAGCAGCTCCAACTAACGCTACACTACAAGCTGTGCATCATGTTGACACATCATCTGCGTGTGTCGACACATGAGCAGGCTGCACCTTCACGTTAGTATTTCGATCCTGCTCTGTCTCTAGAGGTTAAGTTACTGACAGGCTCTGATCAGGACTGTCAGGTAGTATGTTATGGTTCAAGGCTGCACAAAgcaacacaacatttctggTCAAGCCACCCACTGACGgtactagctagctaatgttacgAGTACTTAGCTGCTAAATGAAAATGGGTCACACAGACTTCAAGTTATATGTGACAAAATAATTAGTATTCATTAAATGATGCATTTCAGTAAGTGTGAGATATCTGGTTTAACATGAGCTTAAGATATGTATCGCCCACTCAGGCCCGCCCGTAAACTAATGTCGCTGTTTTCCTCTCACAGGCTAATGTTGACTGGTGTTAGCTGGTGGgcagctaacgctagctgttAGCTGCGTTTTAACGTGCCGACAAACTGGTAAATACACACCTCTTGGTATCTGACGTTGCTGTTTTGCTCTGCCATTGTGGAAGAGGAGCGAAATATTAAAACGTCCTCTTCTCACTTCAGATGTGCTGTAAAATAGGAATCTCGCCAACGAAGTAGCAAAGGTAACACCGCCTCCTAGTCGGCCATCTCCTTCCTTCTCCCCCTCCTGACGCCCGGACCAGAGCAGGATCTGATGCTGCGTTCAAGCGCGGtcggatttttttttcattgctaccagaaaaatgtacaaaatgtacttcaagtatcaaaagtcaAAGAGTTCACTGTGCAGATGTTCACAGTTCAtctgtatatattatattttacaaATACTGATGTGCAGCGTTTTGATGCTTTATATCACtgggtaatttatttgttgacGATGCATCGTAGGGTTTGCTTATAAAATCTTGAACTAAGCAGAGAGACCACCAACTGTAGCagtaagattaaaaaaaaaagtgaagtaaAAACTATAtcttcctctgaaatgtagtcgGATATAGGTATAAATATTGCATGTGCTcgaataaataaatagcagAAAATCCTAATACTGTAGTAAAATAAAGGTACCTTGAGAATGTACTGAAGTAGGGTATTTATCTTCCTATAGTAGTTATTTTCTGCCATTGACAAGAAGGACTTTGGCTTCTTTAAGGCACGATAACACAATTTGTTCAAAGGGCCATTTTGCATTTGCTTTCAACACATATCTGGAAATAGAAATTTACAAGGAGCACTTAAAGGCAACATGAATTGTTACGTGTTGTCATGTGACTTAGGGAACAGACTATTCCCAACCAAGcaaacagatacagatataAAAATTAAATGCACTTTATTACAAAGAACAAATGAGAAGCAAAGCTGTATGAACAATCATCTGTAAACCTGAACAGTCTGTGCAATACCAGCACATGATTATTACTACAAGAATTAGTTGAAAATAACACCAAGCACTGCTTGATGTCCACCAATGTATCTCCACCAGAAGATAAAGGAATCACTGGAGTGTTAATTTTTGACAAATGCCTCATGAATCCACAAAGTTTTGAAGAGATCTCCTCAGTTCTTCTCTTTCCCTGAGGGGGGCGACTCCACCAGCTTGTTGTGCACGTACATCATCCCTTAAGAAGGAACAAGAATCAGCATGTTTTCTGTGATTCATGTCTGCGACCTGGGCAATTCGCCACAAGTGAATTACAGAAACTTAAGCACTGTAGCTTCGTGATTTAATCTCACCTTTGAAGTACTTCACAGTTTTGACCCGCAGCTCCAGGGTGGCGTCTTcgtcacacacaaaaactgtcTGTGGGTGCTGCTGGAACGCAGACACTGTCCACATGTGATTCACGCCATCCTCTATGGCTTTGTATAAAGCAAATGCCTTGTGTGCTCCGGTGATGAGAATCATGACCTGagaagaaaggggaaaaaataaatgaaatgtgaccTGTGGCCTGTTGTGCAAGGGCAACTTGCAGTTGTGTCAGGAAGATGACAATATCACTGAGCAATACAAGCTTCTGCAACTCAAAGCAAAATCCTGACAGGAAAAAATGCTGATTCCAAACATGTGGTTTaagaaacagaagcaaaacacagaaacaggacAGATGGTCAATATTCATCCAGGCTTCTAACCTCTTTTGCGTCCATGACAGTGCCCACTCCCACAGTCAGTGCCATGGTGGGCACCTTTGAGAGATCCCCGTCAAAGAATCTTGCGTTAGCCATGATAGTGTCCTTTGCCAGGGTCTTCACCCTAGTCCTGGAAACCAGGCTTGACCCAGGCTCATTGAAGGCGATGTGGCCATCTGGTCCAATACCTGACAGGACAAGAGGAGTAGTTTAAACTTTAACAATAACTGCCAAGTCACTTGATACAAAATCTCAAATGTGTAGTTGGTTATGTCGTATTCAATAACAGCACTGTGACCTCCTGACCTCCGACAAACAGCTCGATCCCCCCGGCGGCTGTTATCTTTTCCTCAAAGGCGTCACACTCTGCCTGCAAGTCAGCAGCGTTGCCATCTAGGATGTGGGTGTTCTCTGCTTTTATGTCTATGTGCTTGAAGAAGTTATTCCACATGAAGGAGTGGTAGCTCTCAGGATGATCTCTGGGAAGCCCTACGCAGGATTTTATGACAGTTTCTTATGCAAGATCGCAGCTTTCCTCAATGTGTAATCCCTTTATGTTGGGACAAAGACCGGTGGGGACTTACCTACATATTCATCCATGTTGAACGTTTTTACATACTGGAAGGAGACTTCTCCGTTCTTGTAGTACTCGATCAGTTTCTTGTAACAACCCAGGGGGGTGCTTCCTGAAGAGAGGCAAAGGTTTACAAAGCAAAAGTGGACTCTTTCCCAAAAATGAGAGATTTTACACAATTACTCTTCTACGTTTCAGAGgaaattgttatatttttttgctCTGGTGGATGTATGTGATGGCTTTACTGGCTCTTTGCAATATAAAGTTTACATGCAAACATGTTATGTCACAATAATTCTGTGTTTTACAAGCTGAAACATTTAGCCAGTTCTTGCAGATCCACGCCCCACTATTATATCTTTCTATTTAACACAACTTGTACTCCTGTAAGTATATTTTAAGCATGTTTCGATGATTGGATCATACAAGTAACAGGCCTGGTGGCTATTTCCGCTGCTGACACTGAATCAGCAGATGAGGGGGGAAATATTGCTAACTTTCTCACTGTTTTACACACTGTGATACAGGATCCCCTGCACTAACTTATGAGTATAATGAACAGCTTTATGGCGCTGCAAGGCCCTACTTACCAGTGGGGAGCCCCAGGGTGAAATATCTGTCCGGGCCAGGTTTGAACATTAAAATCTTGTTTCTAATGTACTTGGCAGCCCACTCGCTTGCCTGGTCGTAGTCATTGAGGATGATCAGCTTCATCGTcctggagggggaaaaaagacaaggaAATAGGAACGGGTGTCTTGTCTGAAGAAGCTCAGCCTGGAAGTAAGGACAAAACACACCTTAATCAGACTTTAGACTCATCAAGGTAACTACATTAAATCAGACCACTGTTCATTGAGGTGGCTAAACAAGCTTCCAGAAAGACTGTGACAACTTTGACGCAACCGCAGCGTGCGAGCAAAACTTTCACCGTAGTATCAGACTCcgaataaaacacaaagaaaatagtTATTGCACACACCTATTATACCTTGGACTATGTGTAGCTTTTACTCGCAGCAGACAGGATCTGGATGGATCATGTGATTCCTGCTTTCGGATGCAAACAGCGCTCACCGCGGAGGTGACGTTTACTGAACTTGCGctcagctaatgttagccagcaGGCTAAGTAGCTAGCTCAGTTATTTTACCCGAGAAATGGAAGCGAAAAAAAATCCCGTGTTGCCTGTTTAGGCGTATATAAAATGGCGAAAACGGCTCTGTCGAGTTAATTAcaccttttaaaaacatcacagcTGTATGTTTAGTGGCGTACATGTGTCAAGAGCTAGCATGAAAGATGTTTTGAGCTTTAGCTGAAAATCATTAGCGTGAAGCACCTAGCGGAACGTAGTTGTTGCTAGGCGACATAAGATAATGATCAGTGTAACGTTCAATGCCTCCGACCGTAACTTTTATTTGTACATCTTTTGTTTCTATATCATCTTTATCACCTCATCAGGTTATTTTACCAATTGAGTTACCTTCATATTCAACAACTCATATCTATAACTAATTAAAATCATCTTTAGTGTGTATCATGACTCACTCAGCACAACTGTAGCTAGCATTTCAGAAATACTGAGGTCCAGGTACTCCTAGCTATTCTCATCTATCTTCATAGTGTGGCTAAACGTTTTTTCTCTCATACTAAGCTCTTAAATTAAGCCTTTTGCCTGACAGCACCATTTCAAGATGCATAATATGTCATCAAACCCCCCAAATTCCCAGAAATATGACCAATCTTCAGTGGTAACTAGCACCCTGCTAGCTAAACAGAAGCAATATCTTTGTGAAGCATTGTATCTGACCAAAGCAATAAATATGGCACAGCTGATTTTCAATAACTTTATTAAAACCATATTGTGACACAGACCAGAACATgtacagagcacacaacagaaataaataccatCATGTGTACAGCGCTCATTGTCAAACAGGCTTATTGCGGCTGGCTTTTGATTTATGTCATccagaaagagagagggcaTGCTATGTCATCAGAGAGATACCACCAGGAGCTGGGCTCAGTGTGCTAATCACCCTGCCTGCTTTTTTGACTTTAGAGTGCAGTTCCTGAAACACTTAAACCTGCTCTGATATACACCCAGGCTGCATCTCAATCTGAAACAACCAGCTCCCCGATCGGCTTTGCTTAGGGAGGCGTTAGGCTGCTTCAATCAAGGTCCATGTCGGGCTTGTTGTCTGTGGATTCTGAGCTGGGGTTGCCCGTGTTCTCGGTCGTTCCCTTGTCTCCAGTTTCTTCCTGGGGTTTCTCCTGTCCGTTGACAGGCCCGTTCTGCTCTGCAGGCGTGTCCTCTTTGGGAAGCTCCACCTTGGGCTTGGGCTTGGTCACAATGGGGTTGCAAGTCGAGAACAGCTCCTGGGAAATTACACGAGGAAAACAACATGTACTAATGGCTTTAGTTAAAGAAATACAATCATGTGGGAGATCTAGTAATTGGCTCTCACCCAACAAATAACTGCAATATAGGCACAGCTGTTACTCATGTTCTTGGTAGATAGTTGACCTCAGTGTCTCATTACTTAAAAACTTAAGATAACTGAAAAATTACTTCTAATTTTCCCTCGGGAGCAATAAAGTATATCTCTCTGAAACAGCATATGGCAACTTCATGATCTTAAACCCAAATAGCAACGTAtgaaatttgattaatttcaacACAGAAATCCTGCAATCTGATTTCTTAGGGTTAAATAATCACATTCTGGGTCCAATTTACCAATGGCTACGATGTGTATCCCTTGAACAAATCTAGCTGGCTTAAGCAtcttacatatttattttacacatgGGCATGGTGGGGGCCGAAATTCAGTTCCAATGTGGAACTGAATCCAAAATGCTAAGCATGCATGTGGGAAGCTAATTAGTCTAAGGTCAGGATGCACATCCAATGTGGCCAAACACTTAAGGTGGCAAGGCATCTAAATGAACGTTCAGCATTTGATGGGGTCTCACATCCTTCGTCAcacagtgtttgtgtcagcTCACACTGGGTGTCTCATCACTCATAGCAtcagagattattttcatttttggtgatCATTGTTGCTCCTATCCCGTGTAAGACCAAAAGTGAacattgatttattcatttaatccAGACCATGATCTTTTGTataacctaaccaagtatttttattACTTAAATCTAACCTAGTAGTTTAATTTTATAAACCTAACCAGaggttaaatacacaaataactGGAACACAACGTGCACCCAGAGAAGGTCATGGAGCTTGCTGAAGCATGCACTACTACGCCCTGCAAAACCACGTCCATCTGGGTGAAATGCCAAGTTTTTAGGGAGTACCTCTCTTTCCACAATAACCAGTGGATTGTGCTCCTTTAAGAGCTTCAATGGTGAGTTGGTGTTTCATGCCCTCTTTCTTGCTGTGGTCTTGGTAGCCTAAGTAGCGTATCTGACCTGCTCtggatgtgttttctgtacagTATCAGTGTGGGCTCAATTCACCTTTGGTTCAAGTGCAGTCTCACatttactcatgtttttgttgatggAGTGGATTTACTTCTGATTACAGTTTAATTGTGtgattcagttttttgttttttttttgtaaaaaccatacatttttattgtatgcatttacttttttaaaaaggtctcattaaaaatactttaatgaaacaataaaagtaGAAGTAAACACTTTTAAAACCATACTGGTATCGAAACTGGGTATCAATTAGAACCACTATCGATCAGCCGAATCGTAATTGATACAATTCACAATTTCTAACTGCTCTGGTTTTATTATATATACAAAAGATAATGAATACTTACCCTTGTTTTTGCTTGAATGTCTTTTACTTTGACAGAGGGGTCAGCCGACAAGCTCTGTTTGCTTTGCTGGTTCATGGCGCTGTTCATCCAGATCATTGCATCACTGGCCAGTTTGTCCACTTTGTTGACATCTGCCTCATCTAAATGGTCATACTGCTCCTCCTGGAAAtcaaatgtaaataacaaaagTGGTGTTACTAATTTCAACAGTCATTATTACTTCAGGAATCTTTCAGATTAAGCCTTTAGTTTTACCTTCATTTTGAATGCTTCAACAAATTTCATGTACTGCTGGATTTGTTTTCCCATTTCCTCGAATGCTTTAGGTCTCTCTTCAGCCTCTGTATACCTCTCCTGGATGGGCTGACCAAGTTTCTGTAGCCAACACAATATGcatgtcattaaaaaaatcataatgtCAACCAGtcaatggaggaaaaaaagcaatcTCTATAGCAATAATTACCTTTAACTCTGCCAGTTTGTCAATGTACACCTGCTTGGGTTGGTCCTCTCCATCTTCATACAGCCAGTTTTCAGTGTCCTCCAGCTTTAATGACAAAGCATCTCGGTcctaaaagtataaaaaattATTTCACAACAAGTAAAGGAAAGCCAAATGTGTTGTAGCATTGAACCCAATTCTGTCTTTACAAAGAGTCAGAGGTGGCTGTCTACTCACAGATTCACTGACAAACTTCTCCAGCATCCCATGTAGTTTGTCCCTCATGTCGTACACATACTCTTCTACATAATTCTTGGCGTcgttcctctccttctccagcttGTCCTGCATGATCATCTTACCCTGAAGAGAACCCAAACAGCAACGGTTACCGCTAAACACTTCAAAATAGATCAAGTAATTAAAGATGGCAGGCAGATGGGTGGATTTAGTTATGCGACGGCGCAATGTTTAGTTACCTCATTTTCTACAAAAAGGTTGAGCATGTCATCTGCTAGCTGCCACTGTGGACTGTTTTCAATCGGAAGCTCGAGCacttttgttttgactttggGCTTTTTGGCTTGTGGGGGTTGGTCGGACTTCTTCTCACCTTTGCCCTCCTCTGTGGTAGTCTGAAAAGTAAGAGAAACAGGCACTGAGATTCAAAATATCACTCAAAATGAATCAAGACATGCAATGACCAAATCTTATTAGATCATCAGTATTtaacaacctgggaatgagactaaacaatcaactgtctttctccagaatcgcaGGGCTTTGGCTCTGCGTCAAACACGTTGTGAAACATCTAGCTGAGCTTTGTTTACTCCGCGTTAGAGCTGGTTTAATTCTCCATTTAAAAAGGTCCTATCGTGTTTCacatttctaatgtgtattacATACACAacgatgaaaaacaaaacaatctaagCTTTTTAAGGATCTCaaagattgtctttattttgggCTAATGTACTGAATTGCATTTCCTTGCAAAGACAATCTAATAAACTGGTAACTCTGGTAACACTAATTGTTTTACACAGAAATTGAGCATCTTACCTCCATCTCTTCattctcacttttcttttcttccgtTTCTTTCTGACCGTCTCCTTGACCCTGCTGCTCATCCTGATCGGTCTGCATCTTGGACTGCAGTGAAGTAATaaagattgttgtttttttgttttttttaatctcaaaacAGATGTAGAACTGGTAGTACAAATACAGATCTGATTCTCAGTGTAAAAGGAGActttgtgtggaaaaaaagacaCTTGTTTGGCTGAAGTACCTCTCCATCTTTATCATTAGCCTGTTCTGTCTCCATGGGTTCCTCTGTCTCATCAGTCTTCTGCACTTCAACCAGGGAGGCGCTGGACACACTGAAGATACCGTGGATGTTCACTCGCACCTTGACTTTCACCTTGGAGCTCTCCCCAGTGGCCTGTGGGACAACCTTCTGGATCAGGAACTGACCtgtaaagaagaaaataaagaaagatcAATAACAAAAACTAAGTAGGCAAAACAGCTTTAAAGCCTCTCTTGATGCCATTTGTCTGAGCAGGTCAGTTCAGTAATTTTATTTGCTTGGAGTTTGTGCACCAAA
This window of the Pagrus major chromosome 18, Pma_NU_1.0 genome carries:
- the gnpda1 gene encoding glucosamine-6-phosphate isomerase 1, with the protein product MKLIILNDYDQASEWAAKYIRNKILMFKPGPDRYFTLGLPTGSTPLGCYKKLIEYYKNGEVSFQYVKTFNMDEYVGLPRDHPESYHSFMWNNFFKHIDIKAENTHILDGNAADLQAECDAFEEKITAAGGIELFVGGIGPDGHIAFNEPGSSLVSRTRVKTLAKDTIMANARFFDGDLSKVPTMALTVGVGTVMDAKEVMILITGAHKAFALYKAIEDGVNHMWTVSAFQQHPQTVFVCDEDATLELRVKTVKYFKGMMYVHNKLVESPPSGKEKN
- the ndfip1 gene encoding NEDD4 family-interacting protein 1, giving the protein MAEQNSNVRYQELVNEEEPAQSSQEGPAQDAPPPYSSIAAANAAFFEYKEDGGRFPNPPSYSVATTLPSYDEAERSKEEAAIPLVTGRVTEDDFVARDDFEDADQLRIGNDGIFMLTFFMAFLFNWIGFFLSFCLTTSAAGRYGAISGFGLSLIKWVLIVRFSTYFPGYFDGQYWLWWVFLALGFMLFIRGFVNYSRVRKLADPTYATLPRTRVLFIY